The Pirellulales bacterium genomic sequence CGGGTGCGGCAAATTGAAGCCAAGGCGGTGAAAAAATTGCAGCATCCGGTGCGGAGCCGGCATTTGGAAGGGTTTTTGGGCGGACTGCCGGGCATTTTGCCGGAAGAAGTCGCCACGCCGCTGGCGGGATAGACAAGTTGTAAACAGTTAAAATAATTGCACGGATACCGCCGGCCGCACGGCCGGCGGTTTTTTTGTTTCGATTTTCTTGCTACATTATTGTTGTGAGCGAGCCTTAGTTCGGTGTAGCGTGTTGATTGACAGTGCGTGTTGATAATAGCCGGTCGCCGCGGCGACCGGATCCGGAGGCTATGAGCCTCCGGATCCTATTTGTCGAGATGTTCATAAAAACGCTCGAGTCCGTTTTGATCCTTGGCACCTCAACCCTGAAGCCCAAACATCATGGCCGTTAACGCTGCCGCCTTACGCGAATTACATCGCATTCACCGGCAACTTTCCGATTTACGCGAACGGCTCGAGCGGGGGCCAAAGCAAGTGCGGTCCCGCACCGCTGGCGTGGCTCAAGCCGAAGAGCAACTGGCAAAAACCCAGGCCGATTTGAAAGCCGGCAAAGTGGCGCTCGATCAAAAGCAGCTGCAACTGAAAACCGCCGAAGGCAAAGTGGCGGAGTTGAAGGTCAAGCTGAACCAGGCTAATACCAATCGCGAATATCAGGCGCTCAAAGATCAAATTGCCGCCGACGAAATGGCCGGCAGCGTGTTGGCCGACGAAATTCTGGAGGCCATGGAAAAGCTCGACGGCATGAAATCGCTGGTGCCCGAGGCGGAAGGCCGCGTGGCCAAGGCCAAAGAAGAGCTCAGCAAGGTCCAGCAGCAACTTCGCGCCGAGGAGGAAGCGCTGCGGGCCGACGTGAAACGGCTGGAAAAAGAATTGACCGCAGCCGAATCCGCACTGCCCGACGATTTTCGCGAAATGTACCAGCGCGTGGTAAAGGCCAAGGGAGAAGATGCCATGGCCGCGATCGAAGGAGGCAGTTGCGGGGGTTGTTACCAGCAGTTAACCAGCAACATGGTCAACGAAATAAACATGGGCCGCGTGGTGCTGTGCAAATCGTGCGGCCGGGTATTGTATTTGCCGGAAGACACTCGGCCGAAATAGTTTCCGCTCAGCGATTTTCCCCTGGGTGTCGTTCGATCGGAGGAGCGGCTTCCGCAGCCGAAAAGGCGTCGTCAATGGAGACGGTCAATCCGGGAAGAAGTGCTGTAGAATAGGAGCTCCCAGCTTTGAGAATGCGCTCCTCAAAATCGGTTGAACCGCGAGTTAACACCAAAACCGATTTCTTAAAACGATCGACAATTACATACTCTTTGACGCCGATCGAATAATATTCCCCTCGCTTGTGAATGTAATCGCGTTCCTGATCGGCGCGGCTGGAGCTAACGAATTCAAACACCAGGCCGGGTACCCGGTGGGGAACGACTTGGCCGCTGTGGGGGCCGGCTAAATAGATGCAAATGTCGGGAATGCGATCGTCGTCATCGCTGGTCGCCACCCAGCCTTCGACATCAACTTCGTCGACCAATTGCTGATGATTGTGCCAGTATCCGCCCAACTCGCGGCGAAACGGTCGCGATATGCCACGATGTTGTGGACCCGCGGGCGACATCACAACTAGGCGTCCTTTCACCCGTTCGTAAATGAACGGTTCTTGGTAGGTTGCCTCGGCGAACTCGCGGCGAGTGAGCAAGCGCCCGGCATCGTCAGGGCCTAAATGCAATTCCCCGGATGATTGTTGCCGCTGGGCGGTGGAAATGGTAGCCACGGTAACCTCCATGCGGAAATTATACCCTATTTCTGCGTCGAACACACGGCGTGATGCCATCTTTACAACCGGCCACGGCATGGCCACAATGTTTGGATCGGTCTCCCCCGTGGGAGGCCGCGTTTTTTTTGCGCTCCGATGGGCCGAGATGGCTTCGCGCCGAGGTACTTGAACTATGTCTGATTTAATTCCGATGACTCGCACCGGATACGACAAGATCAAAGGCGAGCTCGATCATTTAGAACAAGTGGAAATGCCGAAAATCGCCCAGCGGATTGCCAACGCCCGCAGCGAGGGAGATTTAAGCGAAAACGCAGAGTATCACGGCGCGCGCGAATCGCAGGGATTGCTGCAAGCCAAAATTAACTTGCTGCGCGACAAGTTGGCACGGGCCTCGATTGTCGATACCTCCAAAATGCCCAAAGACCAGGTGGCGTTTGGGGCTACGGTCGTCGTGAAGGATCTCGATTTTGGCGATGAAGAAACCTTCGTGCTGGTGGGCGCCGGCGAGGAAGATTATGACGCGGGAAAAATCAACGTCACCAGTCCGCTGGCGCAAGGGTTGCTCGGCGGCAAAATTGGCCAGCGCGTGGAAATTCCGGTGCCGGCCGGCAAAATGAAGTTTGAAATTAAAGCCATTCGCTACGAGTGATGGCTTGCCACGCCAGATCGTTCGAAGGCTGTGGGCGAGAAGATTGCCGGGAAGCGCTTCACTCCAGCAGGCCTTCAAACAGGGCCGAGCCAATGCGGACCAGCGTGGCCCCTTCTTCAATGGCGACTTCAAAATCGCCGCTCATGCCCATCGAAAGCTCGCGGAGTGTGAGCTGCGGCGGAGCCACGCGCTGCAACCGATCGCGCAATTCTCGCAGCGCGGTGAACTCGCGGCGGGCTTGCAATAAATCTCCTTCCCGGCTGGCCATGCCCATCAGTCCGCGAATTTCCAGCCACTGCAAAGCCGTCAAATTTGGCAAAGCGGTTTCCATTTCCGCGGGCCGAAAGCCGTGCTTGGTGGCATCGCCCGAAATGTTTACTTCCAGCAGTACGGGCATCGGGCGATTTAACTCCGCGGCGGCTCGATTCACGGCCTGCAACAATCGCAAGCTGTCGCCGGAGTGAAGGAGCGATACCAGCGGCAGGGTGCGAGGCACTTTGTTGCGTTGCAAATGGCCGATGAGATGCCAGTGAATTTGCCCGGGCGAATTTTTCAGAGATTCGGCCTTGGCCCACAATCCTTGCGGGCGATTTTCGCCTAAGGTGGAACAACCGGCGGCAACGACCTGCTGTGCCAATTCGGCAGGCACGTATTTGGTGACTGCCACCAGCGTAATTTCGTCGGCCGTTCTGCCGCTGTGGCGGGCGGCGTCGGAAATTCGGCGGCGGACGGCCGCTAGATTCTCGATTAACCTTTCGCTGGCGGTCATGTCGCTTACTTCGCCGTATTGATCGTAGCGGGCCAATGGCGTTATCTTAGCAAGTAATTAGCGGACTTAAATCTTTTGCGGATGACTATTGCGCGTATAAAAGCGGTGCCCGCTTGGACCGCAGGAGACATGTTATGCCGATTCGGAAAATCGCAGCGCTGGGCATGTGGGGGTTGGCTGCATGCTGCCTGCTGAATTATTGTGGCGGCGATTTACGGGCCGATGAGCCCAAAAATCCTGCCGATCCGAGCGCCGAACTCAAACGGTTGATGCCGAACTACGACGTGTGGGTTGATTTTAAAAACAAGCAAGTGATTCTGCAGGGAGATATTTGTCTCACGCGCGGCGCGTTGGAAATGTTTGCCGTGACCAAAGGCACGAAAGAGCACGAATCGGTCGTGTCGGTCAACACCAAAGCCTATGTCGTGCATGCCGCGCTGCTGGCCTTGGGCGCCGAGCCCGGCACGACAGTGAAGTACGAGCCCAAGTTCGCTCCGCCCACGGGAACGAAGGTGGAAATTATGGCTTATTGGATGGACGACAAGGGAGATCAGCACAAAGCTCGCGCCCAGGATTGGGTGCGCGACGTGAAAACCAAGAAGCCGATGGCGCAATCGTGGGTGTTTGCCGGCAGCGGGTTTTACGTCGACGAGGCGACCAAGCAGCGCTATTACATGGCCGAAGCGGGAGATTTTATTTGCGTTTCCAACTTTCCTGACGCCATGCTCGACGTGCCGGTCGAAAGCACCTCGGACAACGACGATTTGCTCTTTGAAGCGTTTACCGAAAACATTCCGCCGAAAGGGACCAAGGTAACGTTGGTGCTGATGCCGCAGATTGAGAAACAGAAATCGGGGGATAAAAAATCGGATGGGGCGGAAAAAACCTCGTCTAAATAATCTATTTCTGCGAAATCCGGCAGTGCTCCAACATCTGGGCGGGCGTGGTCACGTAGCTGACGTAAAACGGCCCGAACTCGGCGTAGCGGGCGCTGGCTTCGTCGAACCGCATGGTGTAGACAATCTCTTTGAGGAATTGCGGATTGCGGGCCCACAGCGTGACGCCCCATTCCCAATCGTCAAAGCCGGCGGAAGTGGTGATCAGCTGCGTGACCTTGCCGCCAAAGGTCATGCCCGTGCGGCCATGCTCGGCCATTAGGCGGCTGCGTTCGGAAAAAGGGAGCGTAAACCAGTTTTCGCCCACTTTCCGTTTTTTGTTCATGGGATAAAAGCACGTCGAGGGCCAGGGCGGCAAGTCCGGTGTGAGCCGTTGTTTGCGCATCATGCCTTCGCGGTTTTCGTACGCCTTGAGCTTGGCCTTGTACGTGGGGCTATCGAGCTGCTCTCCTTCTTCGACCAGCCGTAGGCCGTATTGCTCCAAGGTGGGCACATACTCAGAAACTTCCGTAATCGAAGTGAACGAATACGTGGGCACAATCGCCGGACCAAGGCAACTGGCCAGGAGGCGGTGATGAACTTCGCTAATTTTGAGCGGATTGGCGTCGAGCAGCATCAGCCCGAAATCGGCCTTGTGTCCGCTCACAATGCTGGTTTGCAGCCGGGCAGGAGAATCGGAACTTTCGGGATTCAAAATGCCAACTAACTGCTCGCAGCCGCCGGCAATTTGCGCCGGGTTCATCGTCGTGAGGCGAGCCCGATCGAAGCGATAAAACAAGTGACTGCAATGCCAGCCTTCGAGAGGTTCGAGGGAAACTTCGGAAGTGGTATTTCGATTCTCGGGATCGGCGCTCATCGACTATAACTCCAATAATACAGCCCTAAATCCAGCCTGTCGAAAATGCTCGTCGGCAGTCATGGCATTGGTTAACTGCTCGGTTTGCATGACGACAAAAGAAATGCAGTCGGTCATGCTCCATGCCTTGTCAGGCCTTTGGCAATAAAATTGCCAGGCTTCCTGCCACAGCTCGGCAGACAGGGCAAGAACTTGGACATCGCTGCGCTGCTGAATGCGATTGATCACATCGACCGCGTGGTTACGCCATTTGGGGCGCGATAAAGCGTTGGCGGTTTCCAGTAACACTGCTGTCGTTGTGACGATCCGCCCACCGACTCTTTGAGACCACTGGCGCGCGGCATTGTGGAACTGGTCTTGCTTGATTACCAGCGCAATCCAAAATGAAGTATCGGCGAAGACATTGTCCAATTTCGCCGTCATCGCTTGGGGGTTCCGTACAAGTAATGATCGTGCTGCACTGAAAGATCAGTCGGCGCATCAGGCAAGTCAGCCGCCAGATTTAGAAAGTCGGCGAACTTATCGGTCGTCGAGTCGGTCAACTCTAAATGAACGCGCAGCGACTGCCCGACTGGCAACTGTAATGGTTCATCGGGGACCAAAACTTTGCCGTCAAAATGTACCGAAATGGTGTGAGTCATAATTGCTTGCGCATTGCTATTGTAGAAAGAGAAATCCAATCCATGCAATTGTACCATTTCCGAACCAATCCAGGCAAAGCATTGCCCCGGGTCATTGACCCGGGGCTAAATATACTCGTTGAGTGCGGATCGGCCAACCGGCTGTCATTTTCCATTTTTGCTCGAGTTGGCGTCCACCGGCAGACTTGGTTGGATATTGTCGTCCGGCTCATCGGGTAACACGACGCGCAGCGGCTCGATTTTTCCCTGCTCCATTGTCAATTGCTCCAATTGATTTGTAAGGATGTGGAGCTGGCTTACAGCCGTCGCCAGTTTCGTCTGGGCTTCTGCCGCGATCCCTTCGGCATAGCGGCGGTCGCGCAGTTGCTGCGTGGTTTCGTCGCCTGCTTGCGCCAAGAACTTTAATCGGGCTTCAGTTTCTGCCCGGTCGATGGCAATATGGCTGAGCTCATTATTCCAAGCATCCAGTTGTTCGCCGCCATTGGCACGCTTGAGTGCGGCACGGCTTTTATCTAGCTCGATCTTGGCGGTCAACACATCGGCTTCGGCGGTTTGCTCGTCGGTCGCCGGTACGGCTCCGGTGTCGCGCATTTTTTTCAATCTTTCCAGCCGTTCGGTTCGTAGCTGCAGCAAGTGCTCCAAGTTTTTGACGGTATCGTCCGACGCGGTCTTTTCAAACATTTTTTGTTGTGTTTGGGCAATTTCCTTGGCAATCGCTTGCTCGCGGGCTTCCATTCCAACCAGCGAGAGCTTGACGGTAATTTGCTGACGGCTGATTTCCGCCAGCTGCTCGCTGAATTTTTCCGATGGCATGCCGACGTTATGATCCAGAACATCATGAGCGGAAGCTACGTGATTTTGGAGAGCTTGGAGCTCTTTTTGCAGGTTTTCCCGGCGCTCGGCAAGCTGTTTGGTAATGTATGCCGCGCTAAAGTCGGGCAAGACTTTGGAAAGATTTTCCACGATATCCTGTCGTAAGGAACGCAGTATGGTTTGCACCTGCGCGTCAGAATAACTTTCATTCGTTAGCGAAAGTTGAGGGTTGAATACTAACTGCAGGACGGACCCATAGGTTGATGACGTGGGAGCCAGGTGCACCGAAACCGTGTTCTCCTGCGAATCTGTCGCCGTTCCTCGTCTTGCTCGTTCGATTAGCAATTTGGCATTGTATTTTGGAAATTCTTTTTTAAGGGCATCCGAAATCACTTGTGGATGTTCTGTTAGGCAGGAGTTAATTACAGCGTCCCAAGAAGTAATGTGAATCCAATCTTTGAGCCGATTGGTGTCCGTGGGTTCTTTTATCTCTATGGGAATAAACAACACGGAGAGCCTTCGATTGTTTACAACATTTCGGACACTGGAAGTAAACATCCTTTCGCTTTGATCGCGGTCAACTTGTCCAAACGCCAAAAGCGGACGAAGGATTGCATACAACGCAAAGGCAAAAATGATTACGGGGCGATATTTCATCGTGGACCTCGCTTCAATTCATCTGAAATTGATTTAACCGTTCTTGGGCCACCACGGCCCAGTGACTTTGCGGGAAATTGTCCAGCACGCTTTGATAAGCCGCCCGAGCTGGCTGCCGGGCTTGCTGCTCCCAGTAATAATCGCCTTGGCACAGCGCAATAGCGGCGGCGCGATCGATAGCTGACTCTCCGGTGTCGGTTTGCGCGTTGGCGGCCAGTTGCCGGCGGTATTCGTCGCGCAAATCTTGCCGGGTTTGCTCCTGGCGGACTGCAGTCAATTGCCGCTGGAGCGCGTCAGCTTCGGCGCCGAGCGCATCGGCCTGGACACGCAGTTGCAAAATGTCGGATGGCGACAACCCGTTAGCCCCGGGCTCCGCCCGGGGGTTGCCGGCTAAAGTAGCATCCATCGGCGCTGCGTCTCCCGGTCGAACCGGGAGCTTATGGGCGATGATGAATGTGGCAATGCACACCAACATCATGGCCGTGCCGGCTACGCCAATTTTCCATTTCCGGACCGTTCGCAATTGCCGCGCATGGCGCTGGCGGACTTGCTGTGGCAAATCCGCTTGCGGCAATGGCGGCGTGGCGGCAGCGTCGGCAGCCTGCAATGTTCGCAAAAATGGATCGTCCGAGTTCATAAGCCGGCTCATTTTCACCACAGAAGCACCCAGACACGGAGAAGGGCAAAATCAGCCGCAAATGAACGGGAATGAACGCAAATAAAAATCATTGGACAACACCCGGTTTTCGGAAACGAAATAATTGTTCTCTCTGATTCGCGTTCATTTGCGTTTATTCGCGGCTGATTCTCCGCGACTTTGCTTCTGGGCGGTTAAATTTCCTTCAGGATTGGCTTGAGGAGTTTTTCCAGGCGGCGGCGGGCGCGGGTTAAGCGGACATCGACCGTGCCACGGCCCAGGTTCAGCACTGCGGCAATTTGTTCGACGGGCAGTTCTTCCAAATATCGTAGGACGATGATTTCACGATCGCGCTGCGCAAGTTTACGGATGGCGGCATAGATTTGCTCTGCGGTTTCTTTGGTAACTGCGGAATGATCTGCCGGTTGGTATTCGAGGCTTGTTGTATTGTCTCGCAGCCGCAGGTGCAGTTTTTTTCGAAACCACGCTTTGCGTTGCTGGCTGCGGCAGCGGTTGATGGCCAACCGCGTGAGCCAGGTGAGCACCGTGCTGCGGCCGTCAAACTTTTTCAGTCCCACGAGGGCATCGAGGAAAGCATCTTGGACCACGTCTTCCACGTCGGATTGCCAGCCCAGCAATCGTTGCACTAGTCGGGCGATTTTCTCCTGGTGAATGGTAATGAGTTCATCGAATGCTGCGGCACTGCCGGCCTGGGCTTGCGCAAGCAAGGCCATTTCGTCCACGGCCGGAGCCGTCCGACGAATCCCGCTGGACGTGGCGGATGCGCTGGCCGGGCTGTCGCTCATGATTACCAGCATTAGACGCACCAGGGCGGGAAAATCTTACAGGTCGAAGGAAAAAGCAGGCAGCAAGCAGAAGGCAGCAGGCAGAAGCAGATCGCAGAAAACGAACTTATTGCGACAGCCGCATTATATAACACCGCAGTGGGCGCAGAGTGCGCTTGGGAAGAAAAAGGCGCCGATTAGAGCAGGGGCGATGGAAAACAGGCTGGGGGGAGCTACCGCGCGGCGTCGGCAAAATCCTCAATCAGGCGCAGGAAAACTTCCCGTGTGACTTGTGCGGGCACGGTTTGCCGCGCGCCGCCGGGCTGCTTTTGGAAGCGGCGCAGGCTGATTTCCCCGCCGCGCCGGACCAGCAGTTCGTAGTAACGGGTGCCGTTGTCATCACGCTGCGGTGGATTGGAGCGAAGCTGCACCACGCACTGGTCGGCATCGATTTCGATGGGGCTAATCGGCTCCAATAAATAGGTGAGCCGCTTGGAAAGTGCATCGGCCACTTTTTTGAGCTGTTCAATGGGAGCGGACGCCATCGCATCGCTGACCACCGTGATGTGCTCAAACGCCAAGGCCAAGCCATCCAGGGCGACAATTTCGGCGCTTAGCCGGCAGGCACCTTCCGCGGCGTTAAGAGCATAGTGCCCTTGCGTGAAAGGGGCGACAGCGGAGAGCGTGCTTTGGGCTTGAGATTTGAGTGTCATGGCGATGCTCACAAAAACGGATATCCACGGTGCTGGGCCTAAAGTTGTTATCGTCGTGCGACATTACCTTTTATTGCAAATTGTGCGCCGAATGAGGGGCAAGGAGTCTGGTGATCGGGTGTCTGGAACTATTCATTGGTTGCCGCGGTGATCGGAAAACGTCACAGGCTGCTGGCTCTTGGCTAAGCCGTTAGCGCGTTGAAAAGCCGGTTTGCGATTCGCGCGACGGGCGGTCGCGGCTTGATAAGTCACTTGGCGGTTTCCGTTTTGTGTTCGCTGCCATCGAAGGAAAAGGTCGTCTGTTTGCCTTCGATTTGCGTTTCAATATGCACGGGCCGAGCCCACAGCCGATGCAGGTTCGCTAGGGTATCGTGGGCGTAGTTGATTTGCAGGTCCACGCCATTGTGCACGTGCTCCAAAAACAGCTCGCCACGATTTTTGTAATTTCCTTCGCGGACTTGGATGATGGGCTGGCCTCGATTGGTGAGGCTGTACAACAACCGCTCCTTGATTTTGGGAAACTCGCGGCTTTCGATGTTGTATGTGTCCGTGTCTTCGTGATAGCTGAAGGAAAACAGCTTGTACTGACGGCAGAAATCGAGCGTCAGGAACTCGTCGATGAACATTAAATCGTTGTAAATGTGGCGGACCTCAAAAATCTTTTGGCGGCCCAGTCCGGCGCCGGTATCCCATTGGCGGCGCTGGCGCATGTCGTCGCACTCCTCATATTCTTTGCCGAAGCGGCCTTTATTCCAGCGGTCTTCAATATCGCGCAAAAGTTCGATGCCCAACTTGTACGGGTTTAGCCGGGTGGGACTGCTGGCCATGGTGCCGCTGTGATGATCGGCGTAGTTGATGACATCGCCCGGCTCCAGCCCTTGGCGGGTCATAATAGTGCTGTGCCAGTAGCTGGCCCAGCCTTCGTTCATAATTTTGGTTTGGCCTTGCGGAGCGAAATAATACGCTTCCTCGCGAATGATCGACAGCACGTCCATTTGCCAGGGCTTAAGCGGCGCGTGGTCAATGATGAACTTCATGACATCGCGGGCCGGGCCAGTGGGGCGCTTTTCTTCCAGTTCTCTTTCTTTCCGCAGCCGCTCCGCTTCGGCAGACAGCACTTCGGGTGGATTCACGAACGGATCGAGATAGTGCTTGGCGGCAAACCGGCCGGCCACCGGGGAAAATTCCTCTTCGTCCGCCCGCTTGAATTCGTACTTGGGCTTGTCAGCGTTGCGCTTGATAAACGGCGAGTGCACGTCGATTAAATCTTCAATGCTCAGGCAAGCGTCGATGAAGTTTTCCACATCCTCCACGCCGAAGCGATCCATGTACCGCCGCACGCGGTTGCCGTGGTTGGCCATTTTGTCCATCATTTTGCGATTCGTCTGGCTGAACCAGTTGTTGTTCTTGAAGAAATCGCAATGGCCGTACACGTGCGCCATGACCAGCTTTTGATCGGTCGTGTGATTCGACCGCATCAGGTAGGCGTAACAGGGATCGTTGTTGATGACCAACTCGTAAATTTTTTGCAGGCCATACTCATAGCCCTTGGAAAGTTGCTCGTATTCCATGCCGAACCGCCAATGCGGATACCGGGTGGGAAAGCCGCCGTAGGAGGCAATTTCGTTCAATTGATCGTAATCGACGACTTCGAAAATGGTCGGATAGAAATCGAGCCCATAGCCGCGCGCGTATTCCTCCATTTGCCGCTGAATATCGGCCAGGTAGCTGGGCAACGGTTCGAAATGGGTGACGGTGGCCATGGGCAGTGGTCAGTTGTCAGTGTTGGCCGCGCGACCAACGGTCGCGGCTTTATATTACTTGCCTTTGCCGAGGAACGCTTTGATCGATTTGTAAATGCCTTCTTTATCTTCAATTTCCGAGAGCACCAGCTTGTCGTGCTTGTCGCCGAAGCGGCCTTTCAAAGCGCGGATGTACTCGCCGCTGCCGTAGGGGCTTTCCACCTGGCCGTAGCAAAACAAATTGACGGTCGGCAATAATTCCTCGGCCAGCAAGCGTAGGCTTTGATCGTTATCTTCCCCCCAGTTGTCGCCGTCGGAAAATTGGAAGCCATAAATATTCCAGGCGGCCGGGTCGAATTCCTTGCGAATAAGATCGACGGCAACCTTGTAAGCGGAGCTAATCCGCGTGCCGCCGCTTTCGCGCGTGTGA encodes the following:
- a CDS encoding C4-type zinc ribbon domain-containing protein, with translation MAVNAAALRELHRIHRQLSDLRERLERGPKQVRSRTAGVAQAEEQLAKTQADLKAGKVALDQKQLQLKTAEGKVAELKVKLNQANTNREYQALKDQIAADEMAGSVLADEILEAMEKLDGMKSLVPEAEGRVAKAKEELSKVQQQLRAEEEALRADVKRLEKELTAAESALPDDFREMYQRVVKAKGEDAMAAIEGGSCGGCYQQLTSNMVNEINMGRVVLCKSCGRVLYLPEDTRPK
- a CDS encoding Uma2 family endonuclease, with translation MATISTAQRQQSSGELHLGPDDAGRLLTRREFAEATYQEPFIYERVKGRLVVMSPAGPQHRGISRPFRRELGGYWHNHQQLVDEVDVEGWVATSDDDDRIPDICIYLAGPHSGQVVPHRVPGLVFEFVSSSRADQERDYIHKRGEYYSIGVKEYVIVDRFKKSVLVLTRGSTDFEERILKAGSSYSTALLPGLTVSIDDAFSAAEAAPPIERHPGENR
- the greA gene encoding transcription elongation factor GreA yields the protein MSDLIPMTRTGYDKIKGELDHLEQVEMPKIAQRIANARSEGDLSENAEYHGARESQGLLQAKINLLRDKLARASIVDTSKMPKDQVAFGATVVVKDLDFGDEETFVLVGAGEEDYDAGKINVTSPLAQGLLGGKIGQRVEIPVPAGKMKFEIKAIRYE
- a CDS encoding YggS family pyridoxal phosphate-dependent enzyme, giving the protein MARYDQYGEVSDMTASERLIENLAAVRRRISDAARHSGRTADEITLVAVTKYVPAELAQQVVAAGCSTLGENRPQGLWAKAESLKNSPGQIHWHLIGHLQRNKVPRTLPLVSLLHSGDSLRLLQAVNRAAAELNRPMPVLLEVNISGDATKHGFRPAEMETALPNLTALQWLEIRGLMGMASREGDLLQARREFTALRELRDRLQRVAPPQLTLRELSMGMSGDFEVAIEEGATLVRIGSALFEGLLE
- a CDS encoding YdjY domain-containing protein, whose protein sequence is MPIRKIAALGMWGLAACCLLNYCGGDLRADEPKNPADPSAELKRLMPNYDVWVDFKNKQVILQGDICLTRGALEMFAVTKGTKEHESVVSVNTKAYVVHAALLALGAEPGTTVKYEPKFAPPTGTKVEIMAYWMDDKGDQHKARAQDWVRDVKTKKPMAQSWVFAGSGFYVDEATKQRYYMAEAGDFICVSNFPDAMLDVPVESTSDNDDLLFEAFTENIPPKGTKVTLVLMPQIEKQKSGDKKSDGAEKTSSK
- the hemQ gene encoding hydrogen peroxide-dependent heme synthase, with protein sequence MSADPENRNTTSEVSLEPLEGWHCSHLFYRFDRARLTTMNPAQIAGGCEQLVGILNPESSDSPARLQTSIVSGHKADFGLMLLDANPLKISEVHHRLLASCLGPAIVPTYSFTSITEVSEYVPTLEQYGLRLVEEGEQLDSPTYKAKLKAYENREGMMRKQRLTPDLPPWPSTCFYPMNKKRKVGENWFTLPFSERSRLMAEHGRTGMTFGGKVTQLITTSAGFDDWEWGVTLWARNPQFLKEIVYTMRFDEASARYAEFGPFYVSYVTTPAQMLEHCRISQK
- a CDS encoding PIN domain-containing protein — encoded protein: MTAKLDNVFADTSFWIALVIKQDQFHNAARQWSQRVGGRIVTTTAVLLETANALSRPKWRNHAVDVINRIQQRSDVQVLALSAELWQEAWQFYCQRPDKAWSMTDCISFVVMQTEQLTNAMTADEHFRQAGFRAVLLEL
- a CDS encoding sigma-70 family RNA polymerase sigma factor, encoding MSDSPASASATSSGIRRTAPAVDEMALLAQAQAGSAAAFDELITIHQEKIARLVQRLLGWQSDVEDVVQDAFLDALVGLKKFDGRSTVLTWLTRLAINRCRSQQRKAWFRKKLHLRLRDNTTSLEYQPADHSAVTKETAEQIYAAIRKLAQRDREIIVLRYLEELPVEQIAAVLNLGRGTVDVRLTRARRRLEKLLKPILKEI
- a CDS encoding SpoVR family protein, translating into MATVTHFEPLPSYLADIQRQMEEYARGYGLDFYPTIFEVVDYDQLNEIASYGGFPTRYPHWRFGMEYEQLSKGYEYGLQKIYELVINNDPCYAYLMRSNHTTDQKLVMAHVYGHCDFFKNNNWFSQTNRKMMDKMANHGNRVRRYMDRFGVEDVENFIDACLSIEDLIDVHSPFIKRNADKPKYEFKRADEEEFSPVAGRFAAKHYLDPFVNPPEVLSAEAERLRKERELEEKRPTGPARDVMKFIIDHAPLKPWQMDVLSIIREEAYYFAPQGQTKIMNEGWASYWHSTIMTRQGLEPGDVINYADHHSGTMASSPTRLNPYKLGIELLRDIEDRWNKGRFGKEYEECDDMRQRRQWDTGAGLGRQKIFEVRHIYNDLMFIDEFLTLDFCRQYKLFSFSYHEDTDTYNIESREFPKIKERLLYSLTNRGQPIIQVREGNYKNRGELFLEHVHNGVDLQINYAHDTLANLHRLWARPVHIETQIEGKQTTFSFDGSEHKTETAK